From the Daucus carota subsp. sativus chromosome 8, DH1 v3.0, whole genome shotgun sequence genome, one window contains:
- the LOC108197526 gene encoding dof zinc finger protein DOF1.4 has translation MERLTQEQIIQQQQQQPPLKCPRCDSSNTKFCYYNNYSLSQPRHFCKACKRYWTRGGTLRKVPVGGGCRKNKRVKKTMMTPATESSNSPSLSAPVTTAGTNTNPSLARIDRVSPLVYGVHSNNASSSDLNLSFQRFNSVTDSAPVYDYNLQQNLLGFSSAGLMANHISSSKSFLSNYVPSPLYASSTSSTVSPSLITTSCFNPEPEKSIGAQNNFFGIIPNYPDMQMQANNNKYGIEGSTDPNSLFSVGASWFDPANFGSSVPSLI, from the coding sequence ATGGAGAGGCTCACACAAGAACAAATCattcagcaacaacaacaacagcctcCTCTCAAGTGCCCTCGTTGCGATTCTTCGAACACGAAGTTTTGTTATTACAACAATTATAGTCTGTCGCAGCCGAGGCACTTCTGCAAGGCGTGCAAGAGGTACTGGACTCGCGGAGGAACCCTAAGGAAGGTTCCGGTTGGTGGAGGGTGTAGGAAGAACAAAAGAGTTAAGAAGACGATGATGACACCAGCAACTGAGTCGTCCAATTCGCCTTCGTTATCGGCTCCAGTGACGACTGCGGGTACTAATACTAACCCTAGTCTTGCGCGAATTGATCGCGTCAGTCCTCTCGTTTACGGCGTGCACTCGAATAATGCCTCGTCTTCGGATCTGAACCTGTCGTTTCAGAGGTTTAATTCAGTGACGGATTCAGCTCCGGTTTATGACTACAATCTTCAGCAGAATCTACTAGGGTTTTCGTCAGCCGGTCTGATGGCTAATCATATTTCTAGTTCGAAATCATTTCTCTCGAACTACGTTCCGTCTCCTCTATATGCGTCTTCTACTTCAAGTACTGTTTCTCCTTCTCTTATCACAACCTCTTGTTTTAACCCTGAGCCCGAAAAGTCTATCGGCGCTCAGAACAACTTTTTCGGCATCATCCCTAACTACCCAGACATGCAAATGCAAGCGAATAATAACAAGTACGGAATAGAAGGCTCAACTGATCCGAATTCCCTCTTTTCAGTTGGCGCCAGCTGGTTCGATCCTGCAAATTTTGGCTCTTCGGTCCCGTCCCTGATCTAG
- the LOC108197157 gene encoding mitochondrial arginine transporter BAC1 isoform X3: MAFESSLIFGIYSQSKKALQGGNQSDKPQPSVIIPAAAFGGTIISFVLCPSELVKCRMQVQGTDSLVPNSSKYNGPLDCVAKTFKSDGVTGIFRGGFTTLLRESIGNAVFFCTYEHLRYYIHAKLKDSSHDPSNLIDIGVGVVTGGLSGIAFWSVVLPLDVAKTVIQTTQCKSSTRNPFSVLKSIHARAGLKGCYAGFGPTVVRAFPANAAAIVSWELAVKLLGIKRD; the protein is encoded by the exons ATGGCCTTCGAAAGTTCACTTATTTTTGGTATATATTCGCAAAGCAAAAAGGCACTTCAG GGAGGAAACCAGAGTGATAAGCCACAGCCCAGTGTGATAATCCCTGCAGCAGCCTTTGGTGGAACAATTATCAGCTTTGTATTATGCCCATCTGAGCTTGTAAAA TGTAGGATGCAAGTTCAAGGCACTGACTCGTTGGTTCCAAATAGCAGTAAATACAATGGCCCTCTTGATTGTGTTGCTAAAACCTTTAAAAGTGATGGG GTTACAGGCATTTTCCGGGGAGGATTCACAACATTATTAAGGGAATCTATTGGAAATGCAGTATTTTTCTGCACTTATGAGCACTTACGTTATTACATTCATGCAAAATTAAAAGATTCTTCACATGATCCAAGCAATTTAATTGATATAGGAGTTGGAGTAGTGACTGGTGGTCTGAGTGGTATAGCT TTCTGGTCTGTTGTTCTACCGCTGGATGTTGCCAAAACTGTTATACAAACTACCCAGTGCAAAAGCTCAACAAGAAATCCTTTCAGCGTTTTGAAATCA ATACACGCGAGAGCTGGATTAAAAGGTTGCTATGCAGGTTTTGGTCCTACAGTTGTTAGGGCCTTTCCTGCTAATGCTGCTGCAATTGTCTCATGGGAGTTGGCCGTGAAACTTTTAGGGATCAAGCGAGATTAG